The window CTGAatcgagaggaaaaggcattgcgggctagagcttggcttggcttgaggtaagtaacgcttctaaacttggttctaagggttcgaaaccccaaactatgcgttctatgattactattgaggtgactcaatgccaagtgacaggcgtgtgggcgtgcactaggATAAATGcagcctggatcattccatggcaccgcttagtgactcttttgTGTTGATAACTGTGTTGTAAATTATGTGCTTAAGCTAATTAGTTGCAAATCAtgttaattatcatgttaaggcttcacgccaacactgttgagacccgagaggtcgtttcttgttgtcatgCCATTAGTTTCATTTATAATATATACTCTATCCTGTTCATCCGTATTATATCTTGCCTCAGTCTCGATTGTTGttatttgacatatcatatcattgttcgggctcgTATCATGACATTGTTAGCCCGTGTGTGTGAGATTAGAGagtattgactgagtgaggccgggggcctaaTATTGATTGACAGTATGAGATTGGGCTAACACACCGCAGCGAGATATTGAACAAGCCTTCGTTGGCTttcttatagcgcttgggctaatgagagaagcccctccggagtctttacacccccagtgagtacaGATGATGAAatttagggatggatcttccctagacatggatcttgtccgaagtattataCCAGGAGTTGGATCTTCTCCGTGAGGCTGGATTGGCATGTGTCCTCGATACTGGATGACTGCGATTAGTGAtgtatatttcgggatggatcttccctgggccggatggccatatacaataccgaaGGATTGAGTACTTGTGAGTGGAGGTTCATAGCACGTTGATCATGCTAGTTGTGCATTTGTATATGTAAAAATCCTTGAGTTTTGAACTTCGTACTATCAGTTGCATTTAAATACTGTTGAACTTTACTTGAACtgtaagcatgtctacatttctgtacaATTAACTGTTGCAACTTGTTAAGATTTAGTTCGTCACTAccatcagtccatagtttggacttgttacttactgagtttgtGTACTTACATTAccccctgcacccctgtgtgcaaatccaggtatctCGGGGCACGGTAGCGGCTGCTGATTTTATTGTGCAGACTTTCACTtggagattgcgaggtagctgcttggcgaccgcAGTTCCGCCTTCTCCTTCCCTTGTCTCCTTTAGTTTATATGTTTTGGATATTCTCAGACCGTGTTGGTCATATCATTTGAAACAATTGTATTAGTTTTGGCTCATGACTTAGTAACACCCGAGATCGGGATTGTGTTTCTTCCGTTGGATTTTTATCACTACTTTTATCTTATTGAACTTCTATTTTAAAACTATGGTTTatttaagtttttatttgaaaaaatggaaaatttggaAATAAGTGGTTGGCCAAGTATCACGATAGGTGCAATCACGACATGgctagattttgggtcgtgacactcttcttgttattttttttatcatattttttatattttaaatatttatttttactagGCCCACGGGCCGGTCGGTCCCGTTTCAGTCAAGCTTCACGGGTCACGGACTTATTCGGGCCGggcttaaaaacctcatttttaAATAGACTCAAAAAATTCTAGCACAACCCTATTAAATTACGGGCTGGATTGGCCGGCCTAACGGGCCAATCCCATATTGACGACTCTAACACGAATTAATGAATTTTCCGACGACGTTCAGTTTTCCTGCCAAACCCAATATAAATGATCCTGCTGTGAATATAATTTTGCTTGTGGAAATTAAGGAAATACACTAATTAAACAAAACTTATTCAATGTTTTGGTTATGTGGTCCATCTCGGACATATAATGAAATTTAATTATATATGAAAACACGGTTAACCTTCAACTTGAATTTTGTACTAATTGGTAGTCAATGTCATTGTCTAAGTTTACTATTGTAAAGCCTTAACCCTCATATTAAACAGTAATTTGGAATAACATGTTTTGATGCATCGTTTTGGGTGTTGATTTTCTTCATGGTTTAATTCAATTTTCCTCATCGCGATTTTCTTAGATCTTAAAAAATGCTTCTGATGGGAGTTTTTGATACTTGATAGTGACAGTTTCGAAATTCTTGTTGATGAGTCTGTCTTTAGGAGTtcattactcaaatggtcactcaactaatctaaattatctcttaaagtcacttttctttttttgtaacaataaagtcactgaactatgcctattgcactcagaaggtcactcaactagattttttaaattttggattgtcaaatacctattttatcctttaaattataaacatttatcttctttttattttttaaaactttttaatattatgatttttttatttttaatttacattatggacttacctatagaataaataaatattatttataaattaaaaaaataaaaagtatttagGCATATATAATGCTGGAGtaacaaaataatgagcatagtaaaaatattaattagaatattgttagtaataataattttgtattaacaacaaaaattcaaaaatttatttacacaattcagaatgaaagaaaataaaggttgtaaaatatatattccatgcacgtaatataaaaataattatttaaataaaggcATTTTtgtaatatacattatatattcttgaaaattatgctcaattatatttaTTCCCTGCACGACTTAACagagcatattttaccctatacagatagtcctctgcTTTCCGGTGGCATAACTTTGTGTCGTCGAAGAGTTGGTAGAAACATAATAATcaaaattgttttattatttgttaagtAGTGTAGGGTTCAAATTGGGTCTTTTTCACCAAAAGCCCTCATCTCATATTCACGGACTAGctcctaccccccccccccccacaacaaACCCCCTAAAAAGGTACTCCTATCTCTTTAAACCGTATAGTGTTACCATGGAATTACTTAATCGTAGATAGTGAGATATGATGACGGTGGTAATAGAAATTTAAAATGGCAACAACTTTTAGAGTAATTTTTATCGATCTGGGAAATATAGAGGATTATGCTTCTTTCTTAATTCAGCTACAAGATAAATAATTTCACGCTTAGACTATGGGATTCGGAGATACTGTTTTGTGCATCAATTGATACACATACCCACATTAaaacttcttttaaaaaaaatctcataTCTTCGAGTTAATTACATGACCACACTTGAACTGCTAGTTTCGAAATAAGATACGAAAAGACAGGTCCTCCTTAAAAGGGccaagtaaaaaataaaaatagattacTTTAATTTTTAGCGGGCTACAGCCTACATGGTACATAAAGCTGATAAAACTTAAACTTACCACCAAATGGTACATGATTCTACAGaaagataaatatttataataactctaatttatttcccttttaacAACGAATTTATGCAAACAATTATATATTAAAACCAAAAACAGCAAGCAAACTGCCCAATAATTAATTTTTACGAGTAACTAGCAGTAGATTTAGTCAAACAAAGACTGTGTAATGTGATTGTGAACTTTCCCCGGTTGGTGCCACCTTAACTAATTTCTGAGCCACATAAGTATCATATTTTACTTGATCAGGATGACTGATTTCAAATTGATATTCCCCATGAAAAAGTGAAGCTTCAAAAAAACCATTTTCATCAGTATTCCCCGAAAAATCGTGGTGATTCCATTCCTTTATAATATTGTCTACAACATCTCCAGTAGGCAAATTCTTGAAATTGTTATCAGTCAAACACATCCTGTAACATCCTTTAGGATTCCATGGTGCCCACATCATTATCCCTTTCACTCCTGGATGTGCATGTATCTCCCTTATTATCTCCTCCAAATATACCTCCTGTCCAAATTGAAGTTCACCAACTCACGAATTAGAGGTTAATTTCACATAGGATTACTCAACTTTATTCACTATGACAATAAATTTACAAAATTGCTACCAGGAAcattaaaataactaaaattttacCCATATGAAAGTAAATTTCAGAAAAACTAATTTTTGTTACGTTAAAGTAACTCATATATGCATTGCTCAGAAAATACAAAGGTCAAGTTTTCGGCACGTTACTTGTCATGTCATGCTGTATTTTTCACGTAGAATAAAAAAATTCTACCCTGTAAATTTTTGACTAccaatattttaaataaaagacaatTAAAAAACATTTAGatgaaaccaaaagaaaaaaacaattaCGCTATAGATGTCGTAAATCCAAACCCTTTTATACTATAATTGTactttttttttccctttcaaattcaataattaaGGAAGATTACCTGGTTGGTGGTGTTTGCAACATCCAGCTCTGTGATCCAAATAGGCAATCCAGTTGAAGCAAGGATATCAAGAGAAGATCTAATATAAGGCAAATTTGGAGTGACAAAATGTCCCTGGAGTCCAATTCCTAAAGGACCATTGTAACCATGGGATCGAAGCTCTTTAATCTTTTCTAGGTACTTAGCTGGATTTGAAGTTCCATCAAATCCATGTTCAATTGTATTGAAATCATTCAAGAATGGAATTGCCTTGCTATCAATTTCATTAGCCTTTTTGTAGTAAACAGCAGACGCATTCTTCCCTAGCATTTGCTCTAAGAACGAGAAGTGGACATTTTCATTCACAACATCCCAATGAATAAGTTGGCCTAAGTATCGATTCATTACGGAATTTATCCTTCTTGATGCAGCTGCGGATAACTGTGCTGGTGAAAGATAACGCGCCCACGAAGGCATGTTCTGAGGATTATCCCAAAAGACATTGTGGCCGCGGACTTTAACGTTATATTTTTGGACAAGACTAAGCATAGCATCAGCTACGTTGTAGTCTAGTTGGCCGGGGATTTTCTCGTTGGCGTACCATTTCATTTCGTTTTCGAAAACTGTGTACTTGAATCTTGAGGTAAACCAATCTTGGTAGGCTTTGTTGTTTAGGATGTGTTGACTTATTGCATTTCCAAACGGGAAATTGTTCTTCTGTTGTGCCAGGGAGACCGTTGCGTTTGGTAAAGGTTGGCCTTGAGAATCCACCGCTTGGATTTTCACTTTAGCTTTGCGTACCTGCAGCATTTTAAAACATATGGTAAGCTAACTAGTTAAGTTACTCCTACAATTTATTTGGAATTTTATACACCTCTCAATATAATAGTCTTAATAAATTTTTGTAATGGGGGGCAGGGTAAGGGGAGTGGGGGGGAAGGGATACAAGGTGAGAAATCGAACCCTCACCAACAAGGTAAAAGTTCTGGCTGAGCTATTAAGATTTCTACTCAATATATAGTCTTAATTATAAGAATATTTGTTTAAACAATTCTTTATCTCACTCTTAAAcatctcaaattctcaattaatCAATGCTCCACTAGTTGGAGGAGTAAGGGTGAATTTGGTAAAAAGTATAATAAATACTTCTTGTTTTTCTAACTTACTTAATATTTTGAAACAAATTTTGTTtgccaaaacaaaaaataatatggaGTACGGGAGGTAATATTAAAGTAATCAAATTAATTAGCTAGTATGTCGAGTGCTTTCAAACATTATTAATTCCTTTTACCTTCTCAGTGCTTTGATGTTGATGAAATTTCCACTCCTCTAGAGAAAATGGCTTAATTGATATGCTATCTGCCCACAACTCAATAGCTGTGTTGTTGGCCTAGAAACAGACAACGGAATAAAGTGAAAATAAACAAATTAGGTCTAACAATCAGAATTTGtgtttgaaaacataatactAGTACATCTTATTCT of the Nicotiana tabacum cultivar K326 chromosome 7, ASM71507v2, whole genome shotgun sequence genome contains:
- the LOC107789556 gene encoding endo-1,4-beta-xylanase 5-like — protein: MKKVYASSRGKELFKREKSVAKPIVVFSMFIFQNPYACKLKAIFPGSLLKADSFNKNFQSVTIKYQKLPLEMELVATETMKMENFLPWLVICFLVYHSGVEVYAEDYDYSFTAECLADPLRAQYNGGIVVNPDMNEGLKGWSKSGFANMATRMSSSTNNTFIVATNRKGALHGFTQKYFLQKDTHYVTSAWVQVSQGDMIHVALAFGTAFGIQRSGWAIARSGCWSMLKGGFVLNISGPVELYLEVVDGQLLVLANNTAIELWADSISIKPFSLEEWKFHQHQSTEKVRKAKVKIQAVDSQGQPLPNATVSLAQQKNNFPFGNAISQHILNNKAYQDWFTSRFKYTVFENEMKWYANEKIPGQLDYNVADAMLSLVQKYNVKVRGHNVFWDNPQNMPSWARYLSPAQLSAAASRRINSVMNRYLGQLIHWDVVNENVHFSFLEQMLGKNASAVYYKKANEIDSKAIPFLNDFNTIEHGFDGTSNPAKYLEKIKELRSHGYNGPLGIGLQGHFVTPNLPYIRSSLDILASTGLPIWITELDVANTTNQEVYLEEIIREIHAHPGVKGIMMWAPWNPKGCYRMCLTDNNFKNLPTGDVVDNIIKEWNHHDFSGNTDENGFFEASLFHGEYQFEISHPDQVKYDTYVAQKLVKVAPTGESSQSHYTVFV